The Vitis riparia cultivar Riparia Gloire de Montpellier isolate 1030 chromosome 3, EGFV_Vit.rip_1.0, whole genome shotgun sequence genome includes a region encoding these proteins:
- the LOC117911887 gene encoding V-type proton ATPase subunit c1-like — protein sequence MTTFSGDETAPFFGFLGAAAALVFSCMGAAYGTAKSGVGVASMGVMRPELVMKSIVPVVMAGVLGIYGLIIAVIISTGINPKAKSYYLFDGYAHLSSGLACGLAGLSAGMAIGIVGDAGVRANAQQPKLFVGMILILIFAEALALYGLIVGIILSSRAGQSRAE from the exons ATGACTACATTCAGCGGCGATGAAACGGCACCGTTTTTCGGATTCCTCGGCGCCGCTGCTGCCCTCGTCTTCTCCT gTATGGGAGCTGCGTATGGAACGGCGAAGAGTGGCGTCGGAGTCGCGTCGATGGGAGTGATGAGGCCGGAGCTGGTGATGAAGTCGATTGTACCAGTTGTTATGGCTGGAGTTTTAGGTATTTACGGGCTTATCATTGCTGTTATCATCAGTACTGGGATTAACCCTAAGGCCAAATCGTACTACCTTTTCGATGGCTATGCGCATCTCTCGTCGGGTTTGGCGTGTGGTCTGGCCGGGCTCTCAGCCGGAATGGCAATCGGGATTGTTGGCGATGCCGGTGTCAG GGCTAATGCGCAACAGCCTAAACTTTTTGTTGGTATGATCCTCATTCTCATCTTTGCTGAAGCACTGGCCCTATATGGCCTTATTGTTGGCATTATCTTGTCATCCCGAGCTGGCCAGTCCAGAGCAGAATAA